The following are from one region of the Streptomyces rubrogriseus genome:
- a CDS encoding WhiB family transcriptional regulator produces the protein MDWRHRAVCREEDPELFFPIGNTGPALLQIEEAKAVCRRCPVMEQCLQWALESGQDSGVWGGLSEDERRAMKRRAARNRARQASA, from the coding sequence ATGGACTGGCGTCACCGCGCCGTTTGCCGCGAGGAAGACCCCGAGCTCTTCTTCCCCATCGGCAACACCGGTCCCGCGCTGCTGCAGATCGAGGAAGCCAAGGCCGTCTGCCGTCGCTGCCCCGTCATGGAGCAGTGCCTGCAGTGGGCGCTCGAGTCCGGCCAGGACTCCGGCGTCTGGGGTGGTCTCAGCGAGGACGAGCGCCGCGCAATGAAGCGCCGTGCCGCCCGCAACCGGGCTCGTCAGGCCTCCGCCTGA
- a CDS encoding PAS domain-containing sensor histidine kinase, producing the protein MPSMNELVRQHTALDDSDLEWLHLLVSEWQLLSDLSFADLVLWVPTRDGTRYVSVAQMRPNTGPTSYQDDMVGHLVPRGRRPMLDAALDEGRIVREGDPEWREEVPVRVESIPVRRQGRVLGVIARNTNLLTVRTPSRLELTYLQSASDLAQMIAAGAFPFENQQVDMDASPRVGDGLIRVDGDGIVQYASPNALSAYHRMGLAADLVGHHLGRTTAELAPSRGPVDEALAKVASGWAPREFEIEAHDGVIQFRAIPLKPKGTRIGSLVLLRDVTELRRRERELITKDATIREIHHRVKNNLQTVAALLRLQARRIESDRGREALEEAVRRVGSIAIVHETLSQNLDERVEFDEIADRVLAMVAEISPGKVTGRRTGRFGILDAEVATPLSMVLTEVLQNALEHGFRDGDTGTVEVSAVRGGTTKEARLLVTVQDDGVGLPEDFDPHRSGNLGLQIVRTLVEGELGGAFDMVQAAERGCRVILDIPVPAEK; encoded by the coding sequence GTGCCCTCCATGAACGAACTCGTACGCCAGCACACCGCGCTCGACGACTCCGACCTCGAGTGGCTCCATCTGCTGGTCTCGGAGTGGCAGCTCCTCTCCGACCTCTCCTTCGCCGACCTGGTCCTCTGGGTCCCCACCCGCGACGGCACGCGCTACGTCTCCGTCGCCCAGATGCGGCCCAACACCGGACCCACCTCGTACCAGGACGACATGGTCGGCCACCTCGTCCCGCGCGGCCGGCGCCCCATGCTGGACGCCGCTCTGGACGAGGGCCGCATCGTGCGCGAGGGCGACCCCGAGTGGCGCGAGGAGGTCCCGGTCCGCGTCGAGTCCATCCCCGTACGCCGCCAGGGCCGCGTCCTCGGGGTCATCGCCCGCAACACCAACCTGCTCACGGTGCGTACGCCGAGCCGGCTGGAGCTCACCTACCTGCAGAGCGCCTCCGACCTCGCCCAGATGATCGCGGCCGGCGCCTTCCCGTTCGAGAACCAGCAGGTCGACATGGACGCCTCGCCCCGCGTCGGCGACGGCCTGATCCGGGTGGACGGCGACGGCATCGTCCAGTACGCCTCCCCGAACGCGCTGTCCGCCTACCACCGCATGGGTCTGGCCGCCGACCTGGTGGGGCATCACCTCGGCCGCACCACCGCGGAACTCGCCCCTTCCCGCGGACCGGTGGACGAGGCGCTCGCCAAGGTGGCCAGCGGCTGGGCGCCGCGCGAGTTCGAGATCGAGGCGCACGACGGGGTGATCCAGTTCCGCGCCATCCCGCTCAAACCCAAGGGCACCCGCATCGGTTCGCTGGTCCTCCTGCGCGACGTGACGGAACTGCGCCGCCGGGAACGCGAATTGATCACCAAGGACGCCACCATCCGGGAGATCCACCACCGGGTGAAGAACAACCTCCAGACGGTGGCGGCCCTGCTGCGCCTGCAGGCCCGGCGCATCGAGTCCGACCGGGGCCGCGAGGCGCTGGAAGAGGCCGTGCGCCGGGTCGGCTCGATCGCGATCGTGCACGAGACGCTCTCCCAGAACCTGGACGAGCGCGTGGAGTTCGACGAGATCGCCGACCGCGTACTGGCGATGGTGGCCGAGATCTCGCCGGGCAAGGTCACCGGCCGGCGCACCGGACGCTTCGGCATCCTCGACGCCGAGGTCGCCACCCCGCTCTCCATGGTGCTGACCGAGGTGCTGCAGAACGCCCTGGAGCACGGCTTCCGGGACGGCGACACCGGCACGGTCGAGGTCTCGGCGGTCCGCGGCGGCACCACCAAGGAGGCCCGGCTGCTGGTCACCGTCCAGGACGACGGGGTCGGCCTGCCCGAGGACTTCGACCCGCACCGCTCCGGCAACCTCGGCCTGCAGATCGTCCGCACCCTGGTCGAGGGCGAGCTGGGCGGCGCCTTCGACATGGTCCAGGCGGCGGAGCGCGGCTGCCGCGTGATCCTCGACATCCCGGTGCCCGCCGAGAAGTAG
- a CDS encoding TetR/AcrR family transcriptional regulator has protein sequence MVSGEKSERSGAPARSGTARTRGRPRSFDRATALEAALLAFWEHGYEATSVSDLTRVMDIGAPSLYAAFGDKRSLFEEVVQEYGVRYGSFGERALAEEPTARAGIERMLREAAAEYTAPGRPHGCLVIHAAANCSTAEVEESLRERRNANIAAIESRIGADVDGGVLPPDTDAAALARYTGAMIQGMSQQARDGASRAELEALAEIALAVWPRG, from the coding sequence ATGGTGAGCGGTGAGAAGAGTGAACGGTCCGGAGCGCCTGCTCGGAGCGGCACGGCCAGGACCCGCGGCCGTCCGCGCTCCTTCGACCGGGCCACGGCGCTGGAGGCGGCGCTGCTGGCCTTCTGGGAGCACGGGTACGAGGCCACGTCCGTCTCCGACCTGACGCGGGTCATGGACATCGGGGCCCCGAGCCTCTACGCCGCCTTCGGCGACAAGCGGTCGCTCTTCGAGGAGGTCGTCCAGGAGTACGGGGTGCGGTACGGCTCGTTCGGCGAGCGCGCCCTCGCCGAGGAGCCGACCGCGCGTGCGGGCATAGAGAGGATGCTGCGCGAGGCCGCCGCCGAGTACACGGCCCCGGGCCGGCCGCACGGCTGCCTCGTCATCCACGCGGCCGCCAACTGCTCGACCGCCGAGGTGGAGGAGTCCCTTCGGGAGCGGCGCAACGCGAACATCGCCGCCATCGAGAGCCGGATCGGTGCCGACGTGGACGGGGGAGTGCTGCCGCCGGACACCGACGCCGCCGCGCTCGCCCGGTACACCGGCGCGATGATCCAGGGCATGTCCCAGCAGGCGCGCGACGGTGCGAGCCGGGCGGAGCTGGAGGCGCTCGCGGAAATTGCCCTGGCGGTCTGGCCCCGAGGTTGA
- a CDS encoding SDR family oxidoreductase translates to MGVLAGRTALVTGASRGIGRGIAERLGRDGARVAVHYGRNEAAAKETVAAIEAGGGSAFTIRADLSAPGAAEELWEQFDRHADGLDVLVNNAGIGSTRAIGEIGEAEYDAVFTVNVKAPFFILKHGMGRLRDGGRVVNISSGLARTAVMPDNMAYAMTKGALDVFSRDLSKVLGTRGITVNSVAPGIIDTDNTAGMLHGSEGGWERAAALSALGGVGTTAEVADVVAFLASHGGRWVTGSWVDATGGSLT, encoded by the coding sequence ATGGGCGTGCTTGCGGGCAGGACGGCACTCGTCACGGGGGCGAGCAGGGGCATCGGGCGGGGCATCGCGGAGCGGCTGGGCCGCGACGGCGCTCGGGTCGCGGTGCACTACGGGAGGAACGAGGCAGCGGCGAAGGAGACGGTCGCCGCGATCGAGGCCGGGGGCGGCTCGGCGTTCACGATCAGGGCCGACCTGAGCGCTCCGGGTGCCGCCGAGGAGTTGTGGGAGCAGTTCGACAGACACGCCGACGGGCTGGACGTGCTGGTGAACAACGCGGGGATCGGCAGCACCCGCGCCATCGGGGAGATAGGGGAGGCGGAGTACGACGCGGTCTTCACGGTCAACGTGAAGGCACCGTTCTTCATCCTCAAGCACGGCATGGGGCGGCTGCGCGACGGCGGCCGGGTCGTCAACATCTCGTCGGGCCTGGCCCGCACGGCGGTGATGCCGGACAACATGGCGTACGCGATGACGAAGGGCGCGCTGGACGTGTTCTCCCGCGACCTCTCCAAGGTGCTCGGCACCCGGGGCATCACGGTGAACTCGGTGGCGCCCGGCATCATCGACACGGACAACACGGCCGGGATGCTGCACGGGAGCGAGGGCGGCTGGGAGCGGGCCGCGGCGCTCTCCGCGCTGGGCGGGGTGGGGACGACGGCCGAGGTGGCCGACGTGGTCGCGTTCCTCGCCTCGCACGGGGGCCGGTGGGTCACGGGCAGTTGGGTGGACGCCACGGGAGGTTCACTGACCTGA